Proteins co-encoded in one Cupriavidus nantongensis genomic window:
- the gspI gene encoding type II secretion system minor pseudopilin GspI, whose translation MTRARLPARRRARAAGFTLIEVLVALTILAVALTAAMRAMGSMVDASASLQTRMLAEWSAENHLAALRLAKTWPEPGVSGYACPQGGTPLYCEQSVSATPNPVFRRVEIAVYPSATDKSVRLAWLVTIVPNEIRNVL comes from the coding sequence ATGACGCGCGCCCGCTTGCCTGCACGCCGGCGCGCCCGCGCGGCCGGTTTCACGCTGATCGAAGTGCTGGTGGCGCTGACCATCCTGGCGGTGGCGCTGACCGCGGCGATGCGCGCGATGGGCTCGATGGTCGATGCCAGCGCGTCGCTGCAGACCCGGATGCTGGCCGAATGGAGCGCCGAGAACCACCTGGCCGCGCTGCGCCTGGCCAAGACCTGGCCCGAGCCCGGCGTCAGCGGCTATGCCTGCCCGCAGGGCGGCACGCCGCTGTACTGCGAGCAGTCCGTGTCGGCCACGCCCAATCCGGTGTTCCGCCGCGTCGAGATCGCGGTCTATCCGTCGGCCACCGACAAGTCGGTGCGGCTGGCGTGGCTCGTCACCATCGTTCCCAATGAAATCCGCAACGTGCTCTGA
- a CDS encoding PulJ/GspJ family protein — MKSATCSERRRARRSAGGFTLLEMLVAITLLAVMAVIGWRALDSLTRGRERLIDHDARLDALKVLYGQLQADCEHLANPTLLQGSPVEIGQNRVLLVRDRRDEGQPPAWQALSYQLDGNTLVRVAAPPVSNRAALQSSLLALRQGGGNGAQVRRVLGNVDGMSARAWVEPGGWQADSNRIRNVLFSGNAASAVQASEAGAAVPNTAVRAVELTILARMGDGDAPRQFQKICMSGL; from the coding sequence ATGAAATCCGCAACGTGCTCTGAGCGCCGGCGCGCGCGCCGCTCCGCCGGCGGCTTCACGCTGCTGGAAATGCTGGTCGCCATCACGCTGCTGGCGGTGATGGCGGTGATCGGCTGGCGCGCGCTGGACAGCCTGACGCGCGGCCGCGAACGGCTGATCGACCATGACGCCCGGCTGGATGCGCTGAAGGTGCTGTACGGCCAGCTGCAGGCCGATTGCGAGCACCTGGCCAATCCCACGCTGCTGCAGGGCAGCCCGGTCGAGATCGGCCAGAACCGCGTGCTGCTGGTGCGCGACCGCCGCGACGAAGGCCAGCCGCCGGCATGGCAGGCGCTGTCGTACCAGCTTGACGGCAACACGCTGGTGCGCGTGGCCGCGCCGCCGGTGAGCAACCGCGCCGCGCTGCAGTCGTCGCTGCTGGCGCTGCGCCAGGGCGGCGGCAACGGCGCACAGGTGCGGCGCGTGCTGGGCAACGTCGACGGCATGAGCGCGCGCGCCTGGGTCGAGCCCGGCGGCTGGCAGGCCGACAGCAACCGCATCCGCAACGTGCTGTTCAGCGGCAACGCGGCCAGCGCGGTGCAGGCGTCGGAGGCCGGCGCGGCGGTGCCCAATACCGCGGTGCGCGCGGTGGAACTGACCATCCTCGCCCGCATGGGCGACGGCGACGCGCCGCGGCAGTTCCAGAAGATCTGCATGTCGGGGCTATGA
- the gspK gene encoding type II secretion system minor pseudopilin GspK: MTHARHPERPRRPRPRLFAQRRARGAAVVTALLMVTLAVVVVSGMLWRQQVQIRAIENQRLLAQATWIERAAVDWARLILRDDQRRSNVDELGEPWAVPIAETRLSDFLGASLRTDVAGETSFLSGRILDAQARFNLANLVTWSATGGQGAPAGRVANIDQSAQAAYGRLLRTVGLNPALAETTARHMLQAAQGGHGGEGTGRQAPRPLDSVQGLLALPGYTPEMVAVLEPFVIVLPERTLVNANTAEAEVLAAMIDKLPLERARELVRQRDRAYFNNIGNLQTQLSALAPQASSGNLGNLLDVRSHYFLVYGLVRHERASRLQVSLIYRGEPLGAANTTRVVWIQDADRLPDLR, translated from the coding sequence ATGACGCACGCACGCCACCCCGAGCGCCCCCGCCGCCCCCGCCCCCGCCTTTTCGCGCAGCGCCGCGCGCGCGGCGCCGCCGTGGTCACCGCGCTGCTGATGGTGACGCTGGCGGTGGTGGTGGTGTCGGGCATGCTGTGGCGGCAGCAGGTGCAGATCCGCGCCATCGAGAACCAGCGGCTGCTGGCCCAGGCCACCTGGATCGAGCGCGCCGCGGTCGACTGGGCGCGGCTGATCCTGCGCGACGACCAGCGCCGCAGCAACGTCGATGAGCTGGGCGAGCCGTGGGCGGTGCCGATCGCCGAGACCCGCCTGTCGGATTTCCTGGGCGCGTCGCTGCGCACCGACGTGGCGGGCGAGACCTCGTTTTTGTCCGGGCGCATCCTCGATGCGCAGGCGCGCTTCAACCTTGCCAACCTGGTGACATGGTCCGCCACCGGCGGCCAGGGCGCGCCGGCCGGGCGCGTCGCCAATATCGACCAGTCGGCGCAGGCGGCCTATGGCCGGCTGCTGCGCACCGTGGGCCTGAACCCGGCGCTGGCCGAGACCACCGCGCGCCACATGCTGCAGGCCGCGCAGGGTGGCCACGGCGGCGAGGGCACGGGCCGCCAGGCGCCGCGCCCGCTCGACAGCGTGCAGGGCCTGCTGGCGCTGCCCGGCTATACGCCCGAGATGGTGGCGGTGCTGGAGCCCTTCGTGATCGTGCTGCCCGAGCGCACGCTGGTCAATGCCAACACCGCCGAGGCCGAGGTGCTGGCCGCGATGATCGACAAGCTGCCGCTGGAGCGTGCGCGCGAGCTGGTGCGCCAGCGCGACCGCGCCTACTTCAACAACATCGGCAACCTGCAGACGCAGCTGTCCGCGCTGGCGCCGCAGGCGAGCAGCGGCAACCTCGGCAACCTGCTCGACGTGCGCTCGCATTACTTCCTGGTCTACGGGCTGGTGCGGCACGAGCGCGCCAGCCGGCTGCAGGTGTCGCTGATCTACCGCGGCGAACCGCTCGGTGCGGCCAACACCACCCGCGTGGTCTGGATCCAGGACGCGGACCGGCTGCCGGACCTGCGCTGA
- the gspL gene encoding type II secretion system protein GspL, whose translation MSTTLYVRLPHRPHDQPQPWQFGALPFALVRTAAADAARRGLPRAAPEVLREGHARIADLPAAERLVLILAASDVLLTSASVPPLPPARLKQALPNLVEDALATDAQPCHIGIGPALDAAAPARGPRQRLLMVADRAWLRAVLDAFAEHRHRRRHVLAAQLCVPLAAPAQEEAGAEPTLAPPGAAPATVQPATLVVEAAAGAFAEGGALGDALGEALPATAGSTARQWQLTVRTGAHAGYGLLLGDDALAAWQALAPEGNWYADTDAAAMAPVPGLRQAGRTGWRLWIDGAQDCLREPGLDLAQFEFAQGRADRWNLVAWRLPLALAAGLVLVQLIGMNTHWLLLRNEQQRLEAAQAQTLRGTFPQTPTVIDPPLQMRRQVEQLRIASGRSTPDDFLPLADRFAQAARRLAPDALQALEYRGRMLVVTLKPGTDTAGLRSAARQAGLQMEEDKAGNAAGSTGSSAGTPVTPGSRWTIKPGL comes from the coding sequence TTGAGCACCACTCTGTACGTGCGCTTGCCGCACCGGCCGCATGACCAGCCGCAACCGTGGCAGTTCGGCGCCCTGCCGTTTGCGCTGGTGCGCACGGCGGCTGCCGATGCCGCGCGGCGCGGCTTGCCCCGTGCCGCACCGGAAGTGTTGCGAGAAGGCCACGCCCGCATCGCCGACCTGCCCGCGGCCGAGCGGCTGGTGCTGATCCTCGCCGCCAGCGACGTACTGCTGACCAGCGCCAGCGTGCCGCCGCTGCCGCCCGCACGTTTGAAGCAGGCGCTGCCCAACCTGGTCGAGGATGCCCTCGCCACCGATGCGCAGCCCTGCCATATCGGCATCGGCCCCGCCCTCGACGCCGCCGCGCCCGCGCGCGGGCCGCGCCAGCGTCTGCTGATGGTGGCGGACCGCGCCTGGCTGCGCGCGGTGCTCGATGCCTTTGCCGAGCACCGCCATCGCCGCCGCCACGTGCTGGCCGCGCAGCTGTGCGTGCCGCTGGCCGCGCCCGCGCAAGAGGAAGCCGGCGCCGAGCCGACGCTGGCGCCGCCCGGCGCGGCACCGGCAACGGTGCAGCCGGCCACACTGGTGGTCGAGGCCGCCGCCGGCGCATTCGCCGAAGGCGGTGCCCTCGGCGATGCATTGGGCGAAGCCCTGCCGGCCACCGCCGGCAGCACCGCACGCCAGTGGCAGCTGACCGTGCGCACCGGCGCACACGCCGGCTACGGCCTGCTGCTGGGCGACGACGCGCTGGCCGCATGGCAGGCGCTGGCGCCTGAAGGCAACTGGTATGCCGATACCGACGCCGCGGCGATGGCGCCGGTCCCCGGCCTGCGCCAGGCCGGCCGCACCGGCTGGCGGCTGTGGATCGACGGTGCGCAGGACTGCCTGCGCGAGCCGGGGCTGGACCTGGCACAGTTCGAATTCGCACAGGGCCGCGCCGATCGCTGGAACCTGGTGGCGTGGCGCCTGCCGCTGGCGCTGGCCGCCGGCCTGGTGCTGGTCCAGCTGATCGGCATGAACACGCACTGGCTGCTGCTGCGCAACGAACAGCAACGGCTCGAAGCCGCGCAGGCGCAAACGCTGCGCGGCACCTTCCCGCAGACGCCGACGGTGATCGACCCGCCGCTGCAGATGCGCCGGCAGGTCGAGCAGCTGCGCATCGCCAGCGGCCGCAGCACGCCCGATGACTTCCTGCCGCTGGCCGACCGCTTCGCCCAGGCCGCGCGCCGGCTCGCGCCCGATGCGCTGCAGGCGCTCGAGTACCGCGGCCGCATGCTGGTGGTGACGCTCAAGCCCGGCACCGACACCGCCGGCCTGCGCAGCGCGGCGCGCCAGGCCGGACTGCAGATGGAAGAGGACAAGGCCGGCAATGCCGCGGGCAGCACCGGCTCCAGCGCAGGCACGCCTGTGACACCCGGCTCGCGCTGGACCATCAAGCCCGGCCTGTGA
- a CDS encoding type II secretion system protein M: protein MNPFKNSTRSPSPAARRVGAATLRTRMARLRPSVPQAWRERFDAFWSARNPREQAILGGGAAVLALVLGYMLLWEPAADGRERAARNLPQLRADLAEMETLAQEARGLKATPAPSLRGDELTQALQESLGQYGLKATRLAAAADNSVQVQLDKVPFGAVSTWLQDVRQQQRMKVIDARVVYVGATALVNVTATLQGPGGRS from the coding sequence ATGAACCCATTCAAGAACTCCACCCGCAGCCCTTCGCCCGCCGCACGCCGCGTCGGCGCCGCCACGCTGCGCACGCGCATGGCGCGGCTGCGCCCGTCGGTGCCGCAGGCCTGGCGCGAACGCTTCGACGCCTTCTGGTCGGCGCGCAACCCGCGCGAGCAGGCCATCCTGGGCGGCGGCGCCGCGGTGCTGGCACTGGTGCTCGGCTACATGCTGCTGTGGGAGCCGGCCGCCGACGGCCGCGAGCGCGCCGCGCGCAACCTGCCGCAGCTGCGTGCCGACCTGGCCGAGATGGAAACGCTGGCGCAGGAAGCCCGCGGCCTCAAGGCCACGCCGGCGCCGTCGCTGCGCGGCGATGAACTGACCCAGGCGCTGCAGGAAAGCCTGGGCCAGTACGGCCTGAAAGCGACGCGGCTGGCGGCCGCCGCCGACAACAGCGTGCAGGTGCAGCTGGACAAGGTCCCGTTCGGGGCGGTCAGCACCTGGCTGCAGGACGTGCGCCAGCAGCAGCGCATGAAGGTGATCGATGCGCGCGTGGTCTATGTCGGCGCCACCGCGCTGGTGAACGTTACCGCGACCCTGCAGGGTCCGGGTGGCCGCAGCTGA
- a CDS encoding type II secretion system protein N, translated as MVRLETLRLPRRALRQPAAARRLRWLGLGLATAAVTTVAMLPATWIAARVATQTQGRVLLADASGSLWRGSATLALSAGAGSQTATVLPGRLHWTLAFWPLLTGRARLVLTHSEAMAAPVAVTATPVGWSAQSGAMRLPASLLEGVGAPFNTLRPDGLMRVDWSTLQGRFSGQGMTGHMTLRIEQVSAAVSRLRPLGSYRAEIDWTGAGGGKLQLSTIDGPLHLEGSGTLGRQARFEGTAHAEPEAATQLASLLSLLGRRDNNVTRLRF; from the coding sequence ATGGTGCGGCTGGAAACCCTGCGCCTGCCGCGGCGCGCGCTGCGCCAGCCGGCCGCCGCGCGGCGTTTGCGCTGGCTCGGGCTGGGCCTGGCCACGGCCGCGGTGACCACGGTGGCGATGCTGCCGGCGACATGGATCGCCGCGCGCGTCGCCACGCAGACGCAGGGACGCGTGCTGCTCGCCGATGCCAGCGGCTCGCTGTGGCGCGGCAGTGCCACGCTGGCACTGTCGGCCGGTGCCGGCAGCCAGACCGCCACCGTGCTGCCCGGCCGGCTGCACTGGACGCTGGCGTTCTGGCCGCTGCTGACCGGCCGCGCGCGGCTGGTGCTGACCCATTCGGAGGCCATGGCCGCGCCGGTCGCGGTCACCGCCACGCCGGTGGGCTGGAGCGCGCAGTCGGGCGCGATGCGGCTGCCCGCGTCGCTGCTCGAGGGCGTGGGCGCGCCGTTCAACACGCTGCGCCCGGACGGCCTGATGCGGGTGGACTGGTCCACGCTGCAGGGCCGGTTTTCCGGCCAGGGCATGACCGGCCATATGACGCTGCGCATCGAGCAGGTATCGGCCGCGGTCAGCCGGCTGCGCCCGCTTGGCAGCTACCGCGCCGAGATCGACTGGACCGGCGCAGGCGGCGGCAAGCTGCAGCTGAGCACCATCGATGGTCCGCTGCACCTGGAGGGCAGCGGCACGCTCGGGCGCCAGGCGCGCTTCGAGGGAACCGCGCATGCCGAACCCGAGGCCGCCACGCAACTGGCCAGCCTGCTGAGCCTGCTGGGACGACGAGACAACAATGTGACTAGGCTGCGTTTCTGA
- the gspD gene encoding type II secretion system secretin GspD, with amino-acid sequence MTTHANRPVFKTACARAVALLCGLSLLAPAPLWAQPGAPGSRTQGTPPAPPDVTPANRDQVVLNFVNADLDAVIRAVGQATGKNFVIDPRVKGTVNLVTEQPVSRAQALQTLGSVLRMQGYAMVESNGFTKVVPEADAKLQGSPTVIGGSPSRGDQVVTQVFRLNYESANNLVPVLRPMIAPNNTITAYPANNTLVITDYADNLRRIARIIAAVDAPASGEVELVPLKHALASDTATVLQRLLDPAAAGAAGGGGAAVDASLRTSVVAEPRSNSLMIRATSRARLQQARQLIEKLDQPYARPGNIWVVPLKNADAIKLAATLRAIVAADSSFATTTQPGGQAGGIGGAAGMTNVSTPTGGQFTGGATTTQTGMRSGTGTGGGTGGAYGNSAFSASFGTNTQPTTGGIIQADPSTNSLIITASEPVYRNLRGVIDDLDARRAQVYIESMIVEVTATQASELGIQWQGLISSPGGNNNVFAGTNFGTGGQNILNLTLAGALADSNRTAGIAAAQGLVQDIGGLNLGIVNRAMGLGALLRALGSNGSVNLLSTPNLITLENEEAKILIGQNIPITTGSYAQTGGAASVTPFQTFDRKDVGITLRVKPQITDGGLVKMQIFQESSNVVQATANLIQGPTTNVRSIETNVLVDDGQIIVLGGLIEDNYGDGVQKVPLLGDIPLIGGLFRYENKNRSKTNLLVFLRPYVMRTSGATDRLTADRYDYMRAQQQGFVSPNIMVRDTNTPMLPPADAPSTPFVNPRTNGPVAGPLPLPQTLPQSAPQSAPQPGVPGQPQPPQAVPQPLPEPVPQPAPQPAPQAPVSPTQPLNQRGEAALPY; translated from the coding sequence ATGACCACCCACGCCAACCGACCTGTTTTCAAGACCGCCTGCGCCCGCGCCGTGGCATTGCTCTGCGGGCTCTCCTTGCTGGCGCCCGCGCCGCTGTGGGCCCAGCCCGGCGCGCCGGGCTCGCGTACGCAAGGCACTCCGCCAGCGCCGCCCGACGTCACCCCCGCCAACCGCGACCAGGTGGTGCTGAACTTCGTCAACGCCGATCTCGACGCCGTGATCAGGGCGGTCGGCCAGGCCACCGGCAAGAATTTCGTCATCGACCCGCGCGTGAAGGGCACCGTCAACCTCGTCACCGAGCAGCCGGTCTCGCGCGCGCAGGCGCTGCAGACGCTGGGGTCGGTGCTGCGCATGCAGGGCTATGCCATGGTCGAGAGCAACGGCTTCACCAAGGTCGTGCCCGAGGCCGACGCCAAGCTGCAGGGCTCGCCCACCGTGATCGGCGGCAGCCCCAGCCGCGGCGACCAGGTGGTGACGCAGGTGTTCCGGCTGAACTACGAGTCGGCCAACAACCTGGTGCCGGTGCTGCGGCCGATGATCGCGCCCAACAACACCATCACCGCCTATCCGGCCAACAACACCCTGGTCATCACCGACTACGCCGACAACCTGCGCCGCATCGCCCGCATCATCGCCGCGGTCGATGCGCCGGCCTCGGGCGAGGTCGAGCTGGTGCCGCTCAAGCATGCGCTCGCCAGCGATACCGCCACGGTGCTGCAGCGGCTGCTGGACCCGGCCGCCGCAGGTGCCGCCGGCGGCGGCGGCGCGGCGGTCGATGCCAGCCTGCGCACCTCGGTGGTGGCCGAGCCGCGCAGCAATTCGCTGATGATCCGCGCCACCAGCCGCGCGCGCCTGCAGCAGGCGCGCCAGCTGATCGAGAAGCTCGACCAGCCCTACGCGCGCCCCGGCAACATCTGGGTGGTGCCGCTGAAGAACGCCGATGCGATCAAGCTGGCCGCCACGCTGCGCGCCATCGTCGCCGCCGACAGCAGCTTCGCCACCACCACCCAGCCCGGCGGGCAGGCCGGCGGCATCGGCGGCGCGGCGGGCATGACCAATGTCTCGACGCCGACCGGCGGCCAGTTCACCGGCGGCGCCACCACCACCCAGACCGGCATGCGCAGCGGCACCGGCACCGGCGGCGGCACCGGCGGCGCCTATGGCAACTCGGCCTTCTCCGCCTCGTTCGGCACCAACACCCAGCCCACCACCGGCGGCATCATCCAGGCGGACCCGTCCACCAACTCGCTGATCATCACCGCCAGCGAACCGGTCTACCGCAACCTGCGCGGCGTGATCGACGACCTCGACGCACGCCGCGCGCAGGTCTACATCGAGTCGATGATCGTCGAGGTGACCGCGACCCAGGCGAGCGAGCTGGGGATCCAGTGGCAGGGCCTGATCAGCTCGCCCGGCGGCAACAACAACGTCTTCGCCGGCACCAACTTCGGCACCGGCGGACAGAACATCCTGAACCTGACCCTGGCCGGCGCGCTGGCCGACAGCAACCGCACCGCCGGCATCGCCGCGGCGCAGGGGCTGGTGCAGGACATCGGCGGCCTGAACCTGGGCATCGTCAACCGGGCCATGGGCCTGGGCGCCCTGCTGCGCGCGCTGGGCAGCAACGGCAGCGTCAACCTGCTGTCGACGCCGAACCTGATCACGCTCGAGAACGAGGAAGCCAAGATCCTGATCGGCCAGAACATCCCGATCACCACCGGCTCCTATGCCCAGACCGGCGGCGCGGCCTCGGTCACGCCGTTCCAGACCTTCGACCGCAAGGACGTCGGCATCACGCTGCGCGTGAAGCCGCAGATCACCGACGGCGGGCTGGTGAAGATGCAGATCTTCCAGGAATCGTCGAACGTGGTGCAGGCCACCGCCAACCTGATCCAGGGCCCGACCACCAATGTGCGGTCGATCGAGACCAACGTGCTGGTCGACGACGGCCAGATCATCGTGCTGGGCGGCCTGATCGAGGACAACTATGGCGACGGCGTGCAGAAGGTGCCGCTGCTGGGCGACATCCCGCTGATCGGCGGGCTGTTCCGCTACGAGAACAAGAACCGCTCCAAGACCAACCTGCTGGTGTTCCTGCGGCCCTATGTGATGCGCACGAGCGGCGCCACCGACCGCCTGACGGCGGACCGCTACGACTATATGCGCGCGCAGCAGCAGGGCTTCGTATCGCCTAACATCATGGTGCGGGACACCAACACGCCGATGCTGCCGCCGGCCGACGCGCCGAGCACGCCGTTCGTCAATCCGCGCACCAACGGCCCCGTGGCCGGACCGCTGCCGCTGCCCCAGACGCTGCCGCAGAGCGCGCCGCAGAGCGCGCCGCAGCCGGGCGTGCCGGGTCAGCCACAGCCGCCGCAGGCGGTGCCGCAGCCGCTGCCCGAACCGGTCCCGCAACCCGCGCCCCAACCCGCGCCGCAAGCGCCGGTTAGCCCCACGCAGCCGCTCAACCAGCGCGGCGAAGCCGCACTCCCGTACTGA
- the gspE gene encoding type II secretion system ATPase GspE: protein MAARLVSYGFAREAPLLIAHQRPDGLEVWVSRATSPTALAEVARVHGALRLRVLEPEALEHAMSDAYNRQDGSAAQVVGEVEGEVDLSRLMQDIPAVEDLLESEDDAPIIRMINALLTQAAREGASDIHIEPFESSSVVRFRVDGTLRDVVRPKKALHGALISRIKIMAQLDIAEKRLPQDGRITLRVGGRPVDVRVSTLPTGHGERAVLRLLDKEAGRLDLAKLGMAPDTLRGFDHLIRQPHGIVLVTGPTGSGKTTTLYAALSRLDARTTNIMTVEDPVEYDLDGIGQTQVNPRIDMTFGKALRAILRQDPDVVMIGEIRDLETAQIAVQASLTGHLVLATLHTNDSASAVTRLVDMGIEPFLLSSSLLGVLAQRLVRRLCPHCKREEVIEVTPAEAEVLHAQGKPLQTVWHPVGCDKCGQSGYQGRMGVYELLTVDDEIRTMIHRQAPESEIKQVALAHGMHTMRGDAQRWIDSGATSLEEVLRVTRD from the coding sequence ATGGCGGCGCGGCTGGTCTCCTACGGCTTTGCGCGCGAAGCGCCGCTGCTGATCGCGCACCAGCGCCCCGACGGGCTAGAGGTGTGGGTCAGCCGCGCCACCTCGCCCACCGCGCTGGCCGAAGTGGCGCGCGTGCATGGCGCGCTGCGCCTGCGCGTGCTGGAACCCGAGGCGCTGGAGCACGCCATGTCCGACGCCTATAACCGCCAGGACGGCAGCGCCGCGCAGGTGGTGGGCGAGGTCGAGGGCGAGGTCGACCTGTCGCGCCTGATGCAGGACATTCCCGCGGTGGAAGACCTGCTGGAATCCGAAGACGATGCGCCGATCATCCGCATGATCAACGCGCTGCTGACGCAGGCCGCGCGCGAAGGCGCCTCGGATATCCATATCGAGCCGTTCGAATCGTCGTCGGTGGTGCGCTTCCGTGTCGACGGCACGCTGCGCGACGTGGTGCGGCCCAAGAAGGCGCTGCACGGCGCGCTGATCTCGCGCATCAAGATCATGGCGCAGCTCGACATCGCCGAGAAGCGCCTGCCGCAGGATGGCCGCATCACGCTGCGCGTGGGCGGTCGGCCGGTCGACGTGCGGGTCTCGACGCTGCCCACCGGCCACGGCGAGCGCGCGGTGCTGCGCCTGCTCGACAAGGAAGCCGGCCGGCTCGACCTGGCCAAGCTTGGCATGGCGCCCGACACGCTGCGCGGCTTCGACCACCTGATCCGCCAGCCGCACGGCATCGTGCTGGTGACCGGGCCGACCGGCTCGGGCAAGACCACCACGCTGTATGCCGCGCTGTCGCGGCTGGATGCGCGCACCACCAACATCATGACGGTGGAAGACCCGGTCGAGTATGACCTCGACGGCATCGGCCAGACCCAGGTCAACCCGCGCATCGACATGACCTTCGGCAAGGCCCTGCGCGCAATCCTGCGCCAGGACCCGGACGTCGTCATGATCGGCGAGATCCGCGACCTGGAAACCGCGCAGATCGCGGTGCAGGCGTCGCTGACTGGCCACCTGGTGCTGGCCACGCTGCACACCAACGACTCGGCCTCGGCGGTGACGCGGCTGGTCGACATGGGCATCGAGCCGTTCCTGCTGTCGTCGTCGCTGCTGGGGGTGCTGGCGCAGCGGCTGGTACGGCGCCTGTGCCCGCACTGCAAGCGCGAGGAAGTGATCGAGGTCACGCCGGCCGAGGCCGAGGTGCTGCACGCGCAGGGCAAGCCGCTGCAGACGGTCTGGCATCCGGTCGGCTGCGACAAGTGCGGCCAGTCGGGCTACCAGGGGCGCATGGGCGTCTACGAGCTGCTCACGGTCGACGATGAAATCCGCACCATGATCCACCGCCAGGCGCCCGAATCGGAAATCAAGCAGGTGGCGCTGGCGCACGGCATGCACACCATGCGCGGCGACGCGCAGCGCTGGATCGACAGCGGCGCGACCTCGCTCGAGGAAGTGCTGCGGGTCACGCGCGACTGA
- the gspF gene encoding type II secretion system inner membrane protein GspF, translating into MPAFRYEAADAAGKTDRGVIEADSARQARTQLRARGLTPLTVDALAGAGLAPRAGSQLFARKLSTQEQALFTRQLASLIVAGLPLDEALGALADQAERPYVHELLAGIRAEVMGGSALSVALAQHPRDFPDIYRALVSAGEHSGHLGVVLERLAGYIESRNTLTSKIRLAFTYPAIVTVVAFAIVIFLLSYVVPQVVSVFANTKQKLPTLTIVMLWLSDFVRNWWWAALAVIAVAAFSIRRLLRQPAVRLEWHRWLLTAPLLGKLVRGYNTARFAGTLAILVSAGVPILRSLQAAGETLTNEALRANVEDANTRVREGASLARALAAQNQFPPVLVHLIRSGEATGNLPIMLERAAQGEAQELERRTLFLTSLLEPLLILTMGVVVLLIVLAVLMPIIEINQLVR; encoded by the coding sequence ATGCCAGCTTTCCGCTATGAAGCCGCCGACGCCGCCGGCAAGACCGATCGCGGCGTGATCGAGGCCGACAGCGCGCGCCAGGCCCGCACCCAGTTGCGCGCGCGCGGGCTGACGCCGCTGACCGTCGATGCGCTCGCCGGCGCCGGCCTGGCGCCGCGCGCCGGCAGCCAGCTGTTCGCGCGCAAGCTGTCGACGCAGGAGCAGGCGCTGTTCACGCGCCAGCTGGCCAGCCTGATCGTGGCCGGCCTGCCGCTGGACGAGGCGCTCGGCGCGCTGGCCGACCAGGCCGAGCGGCCCTATGTGCATGAACTGCTGGCCGGCATCCGCGCCGAGGTGATGGGCGGCAGCGCGCTGTCGGTCGCGCTGGCGCAGCATCCGCGCGATTTTCCGGACATCTACCGCGCGCTGGTCTCGGCCGGCGAGCACTCCGGCCACCTGGGCGTGGTGCTGGAGCGGCTGGCCGGCTATATCGAGTCGCGCAACACGCTGACCTCCAAGATCCGGCTGGCCTTCACCTATCCGGCCATCGTCACCGTGGTGGCGTTCGCGATCGTGATCTTCCTGCTGTCGTACGTGGTGCCGCAGGTGGTGAGTGTGTTCGCCAACACCAAGCAGAAGCTGCCCACGCTGACCATCGTCATGCTGTGGCTGTCGGATTTCGTGCGCAACTGGTGGTGGGCTGCGCTGGCGGTGATCGCGGTGGCCGCGTTCAGCATCCGCCGGCTGCTGCGCCAGCCCGCGGTGCGGCTGGAATGGCACCGCTGGCTGCTGACCGCGCCGCTGCTGGGCAAGCTGGTGCGCGGCTACAACACCGCGCGCTTTGCCGGCACGCTCGCGATCCTGGTCTCCGCGGGCGTGCCGATCCTGCGCAGCCTGCAGGCCGCCGGCGAAACCCTGACCAACGAGGCGCTGCGCGCCAACGTCGAAGACGCCAACACCCGCGTGCGCGAAGGCGCCTCGCTGGCGCGCGCGCTGGCGGCGCAGAACCAGTTTCCGCCAGTGCTGGTGCACCTGATCCGCTCGGGCGAAGCCACCGGCAACCTGCCGATCATGCTGGAGCGCGCCGCGCAGGGCGAAGCGCAGGAACTGGAACGGCGCACGCTGTTCCTGACCAGCCTGCTGGAACCGCTGCTGATCCTGACCATGGGCGTGGTGGTGCTGCTGATCGTGCTGGCGGTGCTGATGCCGATCATCGAGATCAACCAGCTGGTGCGGTAA